Proteins from one Prochlorococcus marinus CUG1435 genomic window:
- a CDS encoding high light inducible protein, which translates to MTPEAERFTGWAAMLGFVAAVGAYVTTGQIIPGWF; encoded by the coding sequence ATGACTCCTGAAGCAGAACGTTTTACTGGTTGGGCAGCAATGTTAGGTTTCGTTGCAGCTGTTGGCGCATACGTAACCACTGGTCAAATCATTCCAGGTTGGTTCTAG